In the genome of bacterium, one region contains:
- a CDS encoding transglycosylase SLT domain-containing protein, with amino-acid sequence MAEIIKTLLITKEVQKRFPKECENDTLFPIWFVATADIRSGLNPKFSDGNGKCGLFALRNQLFQEFAIRLGLDIDSSIFDPNANTKVAVEFIRWCYERFEKSQLNRLDRLLLAILSLEVGYFRIKRAISQCSPPHSLPQILDVLGSERARNHIIAIISKYWEYCLAC; translated from the coding sequence ATGGCTGAGATAATCAAAACATTGCTTATAACAAAGGAGGTGCAGAAAAGATTCCCGAAAGAGTGCGAAAATGACACATTATTCCCTATATGGTTTGTTGCCACTGCGGACATCCGTTCGGGACTGAACCCAAAATTCTCTGATGGTAACGGGAAGTGCGGACTTTTCGCGCTGCGAAATCAATTGTTTCAGGAATTCGCCATAAGACTCGGACTCGATATCGATAGCTCAATTTTTGACCCTAACGCAAACACAAAAGTCGCAGTGGAATTCATACGATGGTGCTACGAGAGATTTGAAAAGTCACAGCTTAACAGACTCGACAGGCTGCTTCTGGCAATCCTATCCCTTGAGGTCGGCTACTTCAGAATAAAAAGGGCTATCTCACAATGTTCACCGCCACACAGCTTGCCGCAGATTCTCGATGTTCTGGGAAGCGAACGGGCAAGAAACCATATTATTGCGATAATTTCTAAATATTGGGAATACTGTCTCGCTTGCTGA
- a CDS encoding N-acetylmuramoyl-L-alanine amidase, with protein MNPKHTRQIKRIIIHCSASDFGDVRTIREWHKMRGFSDIGYHYVILNGFRKEGQYNASDDGLIEIGRPWWREGAHTKGHNADSVGICLIGNPKFIGQPEMWFTENQLESLKALVAALRIKFGIPLENIFGHNNFAPKICPGFKVEVVRREFFS; from the coding sequence ATGAACCCGAAACACACCCGCCAAATAAAACGCATTATAATTCATTGTAGCGCCAGCGATTTTGGCGATGTCAGAACAATTCGCGAGTGGCATAAAATGCGCGGTTTCTCCGATATTGGTTACCATTATGTCATCCTCAACGGTTTCCGCAAAGAAGGCCAATATAATGCTTCCGATGATGGTCTTATAGAGATTGGACGGCCATGGTGGCGCGAGGGAGCCCACACTAAGGGACATAATGCTGACTCAGTAGGAATATGTTTGATAGGAAACCCTAAATTCATCGGACAGCCAGAAATGTGGTTCACTGAAAACCAGCTCGAGTCACTCAAAGCACTGGTTGCTGCGCTTAGAATAAAATTTGGCATTCCGCTCGAAAATATCTTTGGTCACAACAATTTTGCACCAAAAATTTGTCCAGGATTCAAAGTTGAAGTAGTAAGGCGGGAGTTCTTTTCGTGA